TGAGGTGTATTGTACGGATTCTCGTTCGCGTCCAAAAAGACAGATGCCGTAAAACCTTTATATTCATCACGAGCCGAAGAGTATGGTTTCAACTTCCATATGTTCGGTCGGGTTAGTTCTTGTAACGTTTTCATCAGCAATACTTTTTAATTTTCAATTATTACTTATTAATTGCTTTGAGACGGATAGTGACAGCATTCTTATGCGCGTCCAAATGTTCATTGGCAGCCATTTCTTCGATAGCCGGACCGATAGCTTTTATTCCTTCTGGAAGGATTTCCTGGAATGTAATCTTACGGATGAAACTATCCAGGCTTACACCGCTATATGCTTTTGCATATCCATTAGTCGGTAAGGTGTGATTCGTACCGGAAGCATAGTCGCCCGCACTTTCAGGAGTCAAAGACCCCAAGAATACAGAACCGGCATTGGTGACACACTCAGCTACTTCCATATAGTTTTCCGTTTCTATAATCAAGTGTTCGGGAGCATAAGCATTTGTAAGTTCCAATGCTTCAGCCATATCCTTCACCAGAATCAGTTTACTGTTCTCCAATGATTTGGCAGCAATCTCCCGACGAGGCAATTCAGCCAGTTGACGCTCTACTTCTGCCATAACTTCTGTTTGTAGTTTCTCGGAAGTCGTAATCAATATGGCCTGGCTATCCACTCCGTGTTCTGCCTGCGACAATAAATCCGCAGCCACAAAAGCCGGATTTGCCGATGCATCAGCCAAAACTTCCACTTCTGAAGGACCGGCAGGCATATCAATAGCCACATCCCGCAAGCTGACCAATTGCTTGGCGGCTGTCACATATTGGTTACCGGGACCGAAAATCTTATATACTTTAGGAACACTTTCCGTTCCATAAGCCATCGCTGCAATAGCTTGTACACCACCTGCCTTGAAAATCTTGCTTACTCCTGCCAATTGAGCAGCGAAAAGAATGGCCGGGTGAATGTTTCCTTCCTTATCAGGAGGAGTACAAAGTACGATCTCTTTGCATCCGGCAATTTTTGCGGGGACAGCCAGCATCAGTACCGTTGAAAAAAGCGGGGCTGTTCCGCCCGGAATATAAAGTCCTACTTTTTCGATACCTACCGCTTTCTGCCAACAGGTTACACCGTTCATCGTTTCTACTTTCTTTCCGACAAAGCGTTGTGAGGAGTGGAATGTTTCAATATTCTGTTTTGCTAAAGAGATGGCAGCTTTCAGTTTGTCACTCACCAATGATTCGGCTGCCTGTATTTCTTCAGGAGTGACAGCAAGCGCAGGCAGAGTTACTTTGTCAAAAGCCGCTTCATATTCGAGTACAGCTTTATCGCCTTCTGCCCTTACCTTATTTATAATGGAACGAACCGTATCAAACAGACTTTCCGTATTCAGTGCCGGACGCTTCAAAAGCTCCGTCCACTGTTCTTTAGAAGGATACTTAATCAATTTCATAGTTCACATTTATACTATCATCTTTTCAATCGGCAATACCAAGATGCCCTCTGCTCCCAAAGCTTTCAACTTCCCGATGATTTCCCAGAAACGTTTTTCATCAAGTACTGTATGAACGGAACACCAGCCTTCTTGCGCCAATGGCATAACGGTAGGACTCTTCATACCCGGCAATACGGCGATAATTTCTTCCAACTTATCTTTCGGGGCATTCATCAACACGTATTTCTTGTCTTCCGCTGTCTTCACTGCATTCATACGGAACAGAAGTTCATTCAGCACCTCTTTTTTCTCATCGCTCATATTCTTGTTACCAATCAGCAGAGCCTCCGATTTCATAACCACTTCCACCTCTTTCAAACGGTTGCTGACCAAAGTGGAACCGGAACTTACAATGTCAAAAATAGCGTCAGCCAAACCAATGCCCGGAGATACTTCTACGGAACCGGTGATAACATGGATTTCTGCATTCACACCATTTTTCTTCAAGAAGTTGCGGAGAATAACAGGATAAGAAGTAGCTATTTTCTTATCATTGAACCAGGATAATCCGGGATATTCAAGATCTTTCGGCATAGCTAATGACAAACGGCATTTACTGAATCCCAAGCGTTTAATGATTTCAGCATCTTCTTCTTTTTCCATAAATTCATTTTCACCGACAACACCCAAATCGGCTACACCGGTAGCTACCGTTTGCGGAATATCATCGTCACGAAGAAATAATACTTCAATAGGAAAATTGGATGACTGCACCAACAAGGTACGTTTAGTAGTGCTCAACTTGATATCCGACTCTTCTAAAAGTGCCATCGTCTCTTCAAAGAGACGTCCTTTGGCTTGTACTGCGATTCTTAACATGGTCTTATTTAATTATTAATTACTATTTGAATTTGAAAATAAAAAAGGCTTACCGTATTCGGTAAGCCTTCGTTATCGTTATATAGAGTATACACAATATCATCTATGCCCACCGATTATTCGTTAGGAAAATGATGATGATGTGTAGCTGTATATTTCATATTTCTTTTATTATCTGCGACAAAATTAAAGCATTTGTTTTATACTTCCAAACATTTATCACAAAAACTTGAGTTTTTATTTCAAATTAAAGGTAGAAAGATAAATCATTTCCACTCATTTACTTTCGGATACAACGAATTGCAAAAGCTTTTTTCTCGACACCCGGAGCAGACTTTCCAATCGTATTTTCGTCACTTTTCAGGTAAAAGACATCATCGGCTATTGCTGTATTTGTATCATCCAATGTCCAATATGCCAAATGCTTACCTTCAAATATATTCTGATTCGGTTCAACCCACATGCCTATAGGGGCGGCATTGAAACCTGAAAGATTATTAGCAGGCTGCGCTGTCTCTCCTGTTTTCAGAGGTAACCAAGTTCCTGATTTCAACAAAGAAGCATCTCCTTTTAGATAAGTATTCAAGAGACTCCAATCCCCTTTATTCGGTATGTTCCAATGTGCGGGTAAGAAATTAGCAGATAATGCCACATTAGCAGTATAAAAATGATGTTCTGCATCCGATTGCAAATATCCGACAGCATTTTCTGTTACGGCATCCAACTTAGGAAGTTCGTCGCCATTCACATACAAGGCAGTTTCCAAATTATCCCGCATCCAGTATTGAGCTCCAATCTTCACCAATGGATAGTTATGAATCATACCACCACGCACATCACGGACAACGTCTTCTAATGCCAAAACTGATAATACATTATCTGCAACTGCTGTTGACAATGAAATTTTCCCGTCTGCCAGTACATAAACATTATTACGAGCAGCTAAATTTCCGGCAATATAAGTCAAAGAATTATCTTCCACATTCCATGAAACACTTCCACCATGAACCTTACCTGATTTTTCTAATAGTTGAGCAACAATTCCTTGTGATAAATCAACACTGCCATCTTCTTTCATCGGATAAGCAACAATCGCTTGGGAAGAAAATTCCGGAGTTACCAAATACTCTTTACATATTTCAGCAACTTGTTTTCCAGAATTCAATACTTTATACACATTTGATTTCTCAAAAGTCAGCTTCGATACATCTACATATTTATGAAGAGTCACCGATTCAGTCTGATCTACCTCAGTCCCATCCCAATCACCGATTTCTCCACTGACCTTACTCATTAATATATCTTCATCTGCTACAAATGTGATTTCCAGTTCTCTTTGCTTACCGCTTGCCAACTGTAAGGTAGAAGGCAGCAAACTGGTATATGGTCTTCCTTCGGCTTCCAATGTTATATACTGGTATCCCATCGTCGCTTCCTGTGGTATCAGAATAAGTTCTTTTCCTACCAATCTCCCCTCTTTTATTTCCCATCCACCTGCAGGAATTATTTCTTTCTCTTCGGAATAAGTAGAGAAAGTCTTTTTCTGAAAATCATAAATAGCCTTAGTATAAAAACCATTAACAGAAAGTGTAGGATTGGCAGATAACATATCTTCTACATTTTCTCCTTCACCCGGAACAAGAACTATCTTCAAACGGAAGAACTGGTGATTATAAGTCAGAGCTACAGCCTCTTTACTTGCTAACACATCTTCTTTGGATGCAATCAGAAAATCCGAATGTGAATAATCAATAGATTTATTCTGACTCGTAGCAACCGATACTTGCATAGTGCTTTCCCCCATTGCTACTCCTTCTTCTTGATACGGATAATAACTGATTAAATTCAACGTTACTCCATCGTCCGGATAATAAACCGACTCATCAGAAACAAATTCACCACTGGAAGAACGTACAAAATGAAGATTATCGGCGTAACGTTCTTCTTGCATTGTTGTGTTACCGGCAAGTGCAAACAAACCAACCTCATCCCCTTCTTCAAAATTATTATTTGCCACACGAGTATTGACTACTTCGCGAATATCAGCTACAAATTTCAATGGAATATCTCCATTATTGATTATTTCCCCTTCTTCTGAAATATGATTTA
This portion of the Bacteroides acidifaciens genome encodes:
- a CDS encoding fimbrillin family protein — its product is MKTCHDLFVGVGLFILYSVSLTACVNHISEEGEIINNGDIPLKFVADIREVVNTRVANNNFEEGDEVGLFALAGNTTMQEERYADNLHFVRSSSGEFVSDESVYYPDDGVTLNLISYYPYQEEGVAMGESTMQVSVATSQNKSIDYSHSDFLIASKEDVLASKEAVALTYNHQFFRLKIVLVPGEGENVEDMLSANPTLSVNGFYTKAIYDFQKKTFSTYSEEKEIIPAGGWEIKEGRLVGKELILIPQEATMGYQYITLEAEGRPYTSLLPSTLQLASGKQRELEITFVADEDILMSKVSGEIGDWDGTEVDQTESVTLHKYVDVSKLTFEKSNVYKVLNSGKQVAEICKEYLVTPEFSSQAIVAYPMKEDGSVDLSQGIVAQLLEKSGKVHGGSVSWNVEDNSLTYIAGNLAARNNVYVLADGKISLSTAVADNVLSVLALEDVVRDVRGGMIHNYPLVKIGAQYWMRDNLETALYVNGDELPKLDAVTENAVGYLQSDAEHHFYTANVALSANFLPAHWNIPNKGDWSLLNTYLKGDASLLKSGTWLPLKTGETAQPANNLSGFNAAPIGMWVEPNQNIFEGKHLAYWTLDDTNTAIADDVFYLKSDENTIGKSAPGVEKKAFAIRCIRK
- the hisD gene encoding histidinol dehydrogenase; translation: MKLIKYPSKEQWTELLKRPALNTESLFDTVRSIINKVRAEGDKAVLEYEAAFDKVTLPALAVTPEEIQAAESLVSDKLKAAISLAKQNIETFHSSQRFVGKKVETMNGVTCWQKAVGIEKVGLYIPGGTAPLFSTVLMLAVPAKIAGCKEIVLCTPPDKEGNIHPAILFAAQLAGVSKIFKAGGVQAIAAMAYGTESVPKVYKIFGPGNQYVTAAKQLVSLRDVAIDMPAGPSEVEVLADASANPAFVAADLLSQAEHGVDSQAILITTSEKLQTEVMAEVERQLAELPRREIAAKSLENSKLILVKDMAEALELTNAYAPEHLIIETENYMEVAECVTNAGSVFLGSLTPESAGDYASGTNHTLPTNGYAKAYSGVSLDSFIRKITFQEILPEGIKAIGPAIEEMAANEHLDAHKNAVTIRLKAINK
- the hisG gene encoding ATP phosphoribosyltransferase, whose translation is MLRIAVQAKGRLFEETMALLEESDIKLSTTKRTLLVQSSNFPIEVLFLRDDDIPQTVATGVADLGVVGENEFMEKEEDAEIIKRLGFSKCRLSLAMPKDLEYPGLSWFNDKKIATSYPVILRNFLKKNGVNAEIHVITGSVEVSPGIGLADAIFDIVSSGSTLVSNRLKEVEVVMKSEALLIGNKNMSDEKKEVLNELLFRMNAVKTAEDKKYVLMNAPKDKLEEIIAVLPGMKSPTVMPLAQEGWCSVHTVLDEKRFWEIIGKLKALGAEGILVLPIEKMIV